The Caldisericia bacterium DNA window GTTGATGAATTAAAATCCTTGAGTTTGGTAAAGCGTATCTCTTTCCCTTCTCTCCTGCAGCAAGAAGTACTGCAGCCATACTTGCAGCCTGTCCAATACATATGGTGGAAACAGGAGATTTTATAAATTGCATGGTATCATAGATTGCTAAACCTGCGGTGACACTGCCTCCAGGGCTATTTATGTAGAGATTTATCATTCTATCTGGATCCTCAGCTTCAAGAAATAGAAGTTCAGCTATTATGGCATTCGCCACTGCATCATTTATCTCGGTACCTAAGAAAATTATTCTATCCTTGAGAAGCCTTGAGTAGATATCATAACTTCTCTCTCCATAAGGAGTTTTTTCTATAACCCATGGAACTACCTGATTGTATTCTTTTTTCATTTTACACCTCTCTTATTTAAAATCTCTATAACTTCCTCATCCTTCACTTCAGAGAAATCTTCATAAAATTGACCTACTGCAAAGAAGATTTCAGGAATAAGGAGTGAAACAAAAATATCAACTTCTTTCTCTATCCTCTCCTTTGCATCAATACTTGACACAGGGACAGCACAGACAATTTTGTCTGGTTTCTTTTTCCTCAAGGCAATTATTGAAACAAGCATAGTTTCCCCTGTGGCAAGTCCATCATCAACAACAATAGCAGTCTTTCCTTTAAGGGATGGAAGGCTCTTTCCTCCTCTAAATTTTTCTATCTTCTTCTTCAGTAATTTTCTTCTATTTTCTAAAATATCTCTATCTAAGGAAACCTCCTCTCTTATTGAAACTACCCCTTC harbors:
- the clpP gene encoding ATP-dependent Clp endopeptidase proteolytic subunit ClpP; this encodes MKKEYNQVVPWVIEKTPYGERSYDIYSRLLKDRIIFLGTEINDAVANAIIAELLFLEAEDPDRMINLYINSPGGSVTAGLAIYDTMQFIKSPVSTICIGQAASMAAVLLAAGEKGKRYALPNSRILIHQPWGGVQGQAKDIEIVAREIMRIKSTINEILSHHTGQPMEKIEKDTDRDYYMTAQEAKEYGIVDEVFKKRG
- a CDS encoding phosphoribosyltransferase, producing the protein MRFRSRREAGRLLGEKLLGYELKNPIVFGIPRGGVIVADEVSKVLNCPLDVIVSSKIPHPMNSEYAIGAISEEGVVSIREEVSLDRDILENRRKLLKKKIEKFRGGKSLPSLKGKTAIVVDDGLATGETMLVSIIALRKKKPDKIVCAVPVSSIDAKERIEKEVDIFVSLLIPEIFFAVGQFYEDFSEVKDEEVIEILNKRGVK